The DNA window ACTCCACGTGCTTGGGGATCGGCATCCACGTCCATGTCCTTGAGAATATTGCGAACAAACTCCACATCATTCATAACCTCCAGCTTCTTTTCGGTAAGCTTGTACTTCGGTTTCTTATTCTTATTTGGGTCCATAGTTtcaagaaaaatgaaaaaatttcaggagcaatgaaaaagttttcttcgaTGAACTAGACTGGCCTATCAGTACTTTGAAATGTCAATGACCATGCACTTTTCATGACAGTTCTCTTTTCCAAAGCCAACTAGATGGCACAAAGATGCTCCCTGTGTTTTTTTATAGTACTTTATTTGAatctaaatataaaaaaatatattatatgtttttgagaaagccatttataaaacattttaacGTTTAATCTTTATAAATTCATTGATTCTTTAATGATTTATGAGATAGAgataaatttcttaaaaatattgcaaaggtcaattagaattttaatttgaataactAATTTAGTATGACCCTAGACACGCAGattaatggaaattaaatttacataTCGTTTTCAACaccctttttttaaatctgaTCACATTTGACCAAGATAGATATCTTAGCCATTTCTCAACGGATTTCAAAAAGGGATGTCATTTTGAAATCAGGACATTAATATCCTttgatctgcatcaaaattatTTCACAATCTATTTGGCCTGACTTTTGTAATATAAATCGTtataaaaatgacaaaaattgGTTCGAATTCAGTATATTGTTTCCCCAACTGCTCGATATCGACCATATTTATAAGAAGAAATCATTTTTACAAAGCATTCTGAAACTCTAAAACTAATGGGTTTTCGTTCTGGGTGATCTTGAGCTGGTGAGCAGACTGGATAATCGGTTGAAGGGCATCTCGAACAGCAAGGTGACTCCGATGGACAGAAAGTAGCAAATGCCGCAGTGACCCACTATCAGGAGGGTCTGAAATGTTTGGGAGAGATTAAGGGGGTTCATCTAGAACTTGACGCCGGAGAGCAAAGCTTAAAAAACTCACCAACAAGGACTTGTCGGCGTTAACAGCGGAGGTGAAGGAGTGGTAGAACCATATGATGATGACGGGGTTCAGCAAATAGATGGCATAGGTGAACCGACTGATCCGCTGTAGCTGTTCCGACTGGAGGAGGGCCAGGATCCAGCggttgggcgccgaggattCCCGGCCTTCGCCACTCAGGATTAGTTGACCGGCCCAGGTAGCCACCAAAAGCCGCAGTAATGCCATTAAGGCGCTGAGGATGGAAGCCTCCGGCAGCTGCTCCGCCAAGGCCTTTTGCAGCAGCCACCCCAGGATCAGGGTGAGGGTCAGCTTGGACCACCAGTTGGGCAGCATAAGGGCAAAAGGCGTGTCCCATTTAAGGGCGTGGGTATATCCGTAGGCCCCGCCCACTATGTAGGACAGCATGCGGATGACGGGACTCATGTAGAACCACTTTCCCGCCTGGTAGAACTCCTCGAAGTTTGGTTTCACCTGCAGCACCTTCATCATCCCCATCGTGTAGAGTATGCTGCTGGCCAGGAGTAGACCAACGAGCCCCCTGACGACCCGAGGATGGCGGGTGTGCAGAAAAAGCAGCAGTAGCGCCAGTAGATAGAGCTGCATGTCGCAGGCCAGGGACCAGGTCCAGGAGCCGCACAGCTCCACCACAGGAAATAGGTTCTGCACAAAGAGCAGGTTACGCCATCCGTGCTGCTGGCAAATCTCGTCGTGCGGCACCGTCACGTGCAGCAGGGAAGCTTGCCGCTGGTACAGCGATCCCACAGAGGCCGAAAGCATAGCTACAAACTGCAAAGGTGCCAGGCGCAGGAAGCGGCGGAAGACCTGGCCCAGGAGACGGCACACGTTACTCCCACTGAAGCCGTCGCGGGCGATGTCCTGCTGAAGCTTCTCGTTGCGCAGGAAGTTCGACACCGTTAGGAAGCCGCTGATCACAAAGAAGACCTCCACCGTGCTGGGCCAGTAGGTGTGTCGCATCGTCATCGCTGTCACGGACTCTAGAAGCTTCAGCGAGGGGTCCCCAGAAAATGCCTTGTACCAGACCACGTGGAGGCCCACCAGAGCGAAGGCGGTGACCACGCGGAGGCCGTTGATGCAGCTATTCTCCTCTGTGCTGGGCTTCCAGGCGCGCTGCCAGTTGCTCCTAAGGTCGAAGCAGGCAAGAATCTGCGAGTGCCGGCCCAGGCCTGCGCTGGACAGCAAGCAGAGAAGCAGCTGTGCTCCGGTCAGAGCCAAAAACAGCTGAACCATCCGGCTGGCGAAGAAGTCCCTCCTGAGACCCGGCTTTTTCACGCCGGCCAAGCTGGGCTGGATCTTCCAGCGCCGAAAGGAGCGTGTCTGGCCTGCTGTCAAGATTCCGTTCAGCAGCTTCTCCACTTCGGGGGAGTCGCAGCTTCGTGGTAAGCATAGGCCGATGTGTAGCAAGGATTCGTCCTTAATGATCGGCTTAAAGTGCCACGGCGAGTGGGGCCAGGCGTAGGCCACCTGGTAGTCCAGGGGAAAGGGCGACACTTGGCGCAGCAACTGGGCATCCCGCTCAGTGTAATCGAGAAGCACCGGCTCACTGGCCGCCCGGCAAGTGTCCGGACTGCCCAGCCACAAGCTGTGCCCCATAATAAAGTCACCGAAGCCCTCGCCGGAGGCGTCCCGCGCTGCCGGGGATCAGAGTTATTAGGACATCTTCTTTGTCATATCTCAAAGACTTACCCTTCATTGCCCAGGATGTCTCTTTCTCCAGGGCATCGTGGAAGAGCAGCAGCTCCTTTTGGCACGTTGTCAGTGTGGCGTTTCCATTGCTTGCTTCCTGGACCACCGCATCCACCAGGTCGAGGAGCAGAGACTCCCGATCGCCAAGCACAGCGACTATCTGAGTTAATAGAAGGATTTTGAGCAACATGGATCCGGACGGCATCACCACCAAGCTCCGCAACAGACGCCGCACAACTGGACCGACCCATCTGGCCGGGGCCAACCAAAGTCTAACCGACCCACCTGATCCCGGATGTTCTCATCGAAACGGCGGTGATCCGCGAGAAATCGTTTAATGCTCTTGGCTGGTTTTTATTACCCTGTCAGCCTCGATTCTACCCTTTCAGAACTGGGGCTAGACGACTTCCGGACAAGTACTCAGTACTTTGGTTCAAGTCCGTAACGTATAAAGTTTCTAGATCAGACCGAGGGCTTATTACACAAACTTACGATATTCGAGCTTCAGCCTCCAGATGGCGCTGTTTTAGGGACTCAGAAGgctatcttgagaaatcaagctCAGATCTCAAAGTGGAATGTTTCAAAAAAGATAAGTGTTCAAATATGGCCAAAAACagattcatatttttttagatttttgtaaCTTAGCCTttgaaaaaattgcaaaatttgGGTCGAAAATTTAAGAACTGGGTTTTGATTTGAAAACCATGCTACTCTCAACTCTGAcatcgggaaggtataacattttACGATCTGTCGAGTATTGACCGAGTTGTGAAGATTTTCctttccaaaaatttaaaaaattggaatCAGGTTTTTGaagttcttttatttttcaaaattttgaatttattatgCACTTATTGGCGGATATTTCAGTCAGTTCGTAACCGATTctaaaacggaataccatttgtGAATCACAGTTTTATTCTCTTTCAACCTgcatgaaaatttaaaaaatataaatgggaaaaaaattttgacaatttttgtcaaaaatcctgatggtaccccttggaaaaatttcgaaattttggtaaaaaatttTCTAGCTGGATTATGATAGAAAACGATGCTAATTTGAGCTCTGAtatcgggaaggtataacattttACGATCTGTCGAGTATTGACCGAGTTGTGAAGATTTTCCtatccaaaaatttaaaaaattggtataagatttttggggttttttattgttttaaaaatcgTAATTTTTTAATCACTAATTAGCGGATATTTCCGTCATTTCGTAACCGATTccaaaacggaataccatttgtGAATCACCGTTCTATTCTCTTTCAATCTGtatcaaaatttcaaaaatataaatgggaaaaaaatttgaccaatttttgtcaaaaatcctgatggtaccccttggaaaaatttcgaaatttgggtaaaaaattttattgctgGGTTTTGATAGGAAAAGGTGCTACTCGGAATTCTGAGCccgggaaggtataacatttcAGGATCTGATGAGGATTGGCCGAGTTACAAAcgtttttctttcaaaaaaagtaaaaatttggaatcagGTTTTTgaaggttttttatttttcaaaaatccgACTTTTTAAGGCACTTATTTTAGGATATTTCAGGCGTTTCGTAACCGATTccaaaacggaataccatttgtAAATCACCCTTCTATTCTCCTTCAATCTgcactaaaattaaaaaaatttgaaatggaaaaaattttcaccaatttttggcaaaaatcctgaggaaaaatttcgaaatttCGGTAAAAAATTTTATCGCTGGGTTTTGATAGAAAACGATGCTACTCTGAGCTctgagatcgggaaggtatacgATTTTAGGATCTGTCGAGTATTTGCCGAGTTATGCAATTCATGCAATTTCATCtggaaaattacaaaaatttgaatcatatttttggatatttttttgtgaccAGAATTTACGTGATTCAACGTTGGGGGTCTTTTGGAACTTACGATATTTGATCTTAAGCCTCCCAATACCTGTAGAACGCTACTGTGGAGCATGTGGAGCTTCTCCCCAATAGACCAGGACCAAAGTAGTTATGGAAGGGAAATAAAAGGGAGGGATGGGAAATCAAATAGTCCCCATTGGTTCCGTACCCCGGCTTGGTATGAACACCTTTTGAACTGGAACTTGATTTGGCCATAAAAACAGACTCAAGTTGTTAAGCTAAGTAGTGGCGCTACAATGTAAGATTTTTATGGCCAGTTGTGGACTTTTAAGTAATTTCATGATAAATACCcgattaataatatatatatctgcaGAGGGCAGGGGCATGTAGATACTTAGACTCTTTTACATACTTAATTGTAGTACTTACTACCTAGTACATACTCTATAATTAGTAAGTATCACCTCACATAGTAACCGCATTACCTAGAAAAACGAAAATCGAAAAAGCttttattgcttttattttggcactttatttaatattttaattgcatttttgtttattaatcaAACTTGTGCAAGTATTATCGAATTATATTAGTTATATTAGTTAGTTTATCCATTTAACGATACATCTATACAACAAAACGTTAATATTagtagtaaaaaaaaaaaaaacaaaaattatatagatACTGCAATTAGACGTAGGCATTACATGGTATTATCGAATTACGATTGGAAAAGGCGTGGCAGGACAGCGGGATTGTGGATCCCTATTTTGCGTAACGTTTTGCTTTTACATTCTCCAAGGACTCGCAAAGGATACTCCAAGGATTTCCGTCAATTAGTTCAATTGgcctttcatttttatttgctgCTTGACAAATGAAACTAAAGCCCCTGGGCCGAGCATTTGTTAGCAGATTTTATGGGGATACTCGGGGGGAGACTCCGACGCGGGACCATCCAGAAGCCGAGTTCACTTGCGGTGGCCTCCGGTCCGCAGTTCAATGATGGTGGCGCCCGATCCGCGGCGCAGATGGTGGCCCTGCTGCTCCACCTCGCTGCTCCTGCGCACTATGCTGGCCGTGTCCTTGTTGAGTTCCACGGAGGGCGGGGAGCGCGAGTCCAGCGAGTACTTGGCCTGCAGCGGGTACTTGTGTCCATTGCTGCGCTGCCCGGGTCCGGTATAGTCCTCGTCGCCGTGGATCACCCGGTAAAGGTCCGGAGCCTGCTGGTGCAGGCCGCGCAGGTAGAGCTGCTTCTTGTCCGGCTGCTCCGGGTAGGGTGCCGGCAGCAGGTCCTCGTCCTCGTTCCCGGCCACCCCGATCTTCGTGAGGTCCTTCTGGCTGCGGCTTATGAGGTTCACGATCGAGGGACTCTTCAGACCGCTCTTGAGCGAGTTGTCCTTACCAGAGAAGAGGTGCGGGTTGGACTTGTAGTTGGCGTTTGGACCCTGGCCGAGACCGTAGCCACCGCCGGCGCCGCTTCCCGACGGCGGGTAGTTGTTCCGGGACAGTTTCTCGATGTATATCGGACTGGGATCGTTGCTGCCGTTCATGCCGTGCACGTTGAAGCTCTTGCTCCGGTTCAGGACCTTGGCGTAGGTCCTGGCCGGCTTAGCGGGCCCCTGCTGCTGGTTCAGCTGGCTGGGATTGGGATGGGGCTGGTGCTGCGACTGCTGGGGATGATATGGGCCTCTGGGCGGCTGCTGGTGGTTCCCTCCCCGGAGGCTGAGTGGCGGGGGCTGGGAGACCGGGGGATAATAGCGGCCTTGAGTCTGGCGCTGCTCGTGCAGCTTTCGCGGCAGTGTCTGGGCAGTCCGGTagtcctgctgctgctggtggagaTTGGGTGTGGAGCCGCTGAAGCGCTGGCTGTGCTTCTGATAGCGTCCCAAGGTGTGGGCCGTCGGAGGCGCCCCGCCCGGTCCTCGCTGCTCGTAGTAGTCGTCCTCGCGCTCTAGCTGCCGCTCCTCGTACTGTCGCTGGCGCGGCCGCCGCTCGTACAGGTTCTCCTTGCCGTATAGGGTACTCGAGTAGGGATCCTCGCCCAGGTAGTACCGCTGCCGGGGACTGATGGTCTGCTGCTCCAGGTTCTGCAGCTGCGGATCGGCGGACTCGGCCCGTTTGAAGTTCGGGCGCATCTGGGAGTCTCTTTCCCTCTCCCTCTCCCTTTCTCGTTCCCGCTCCCGCTCCctctctctgtctctttcCCGCTCCCTTTCCCTCTCCCGCTCGCGCTCCCTCCTCCTGTGATTGTCGCTCTGGTTAGAGTCCTCGGACTCCTGGCTGTGGCCAATGTGCCCGTCGATAACGTTGTACTGCTGGTAGGTGGTCACCTGGGGTGGGCCGCCGCCTCCTCCGCCATTGGCTCCGGGATGTCCGGGACTGGGTGACTGTTCCCGCGACTTGCTGGCCGAAGACTTCATCCGGAACTTTCGCTCCGCACTGGCCGACCTGATCTTGCTGACCAGCTTGCGCAGCGAGTTGCCAATCACCTGGCCCATCCGGCTGGGCTTGGAGCTGCCGCCGCCGGCGCTGCGGGCACTCATGGCGGATAGGTTTGAGGTGGAGGCCGAGGTGGCTCCGCCAGCGTGAGCCCGGTGCAGGGTGCCGGCTCCTCCGGGCGGGTAGCTGGACGTGGGGGCGAAGCGTgtccgctgctgctgcttccgGCTGAGCGTCATCGTGCTGGCGGGGAGCTCCCTAAAAAGGACTGGAATAAGATCAATACTACAGAGAAGGTATAGAGTTTCAAACCTGGTCATTAGGTAGTCCACCTGGGGTGAGGACGAGCGGCTGCGGCTCCTCGGCGGGGGCGAGTAGTCCGGCGGGGGCTCCAGCTGGCTGCCGGAGGAAAGAGGCCCACCGACCGCTGCTGGCACGGGTATCGGCGGAGCCTGGGAGTGCACGGAAGGCGTGTGCTCCACCAGCTTCTTTTCGCTGGCACGTCGTCGCTGCGGGACCGTGGGTCTCGGATGGCTTCCTCCCAATCCGCTGCCATTGCCGCCGAACTCCATGGGCGGCGCTGGCGGCGGAGGAGCCGGCTCGTAGCTCTTTCCACGTCCGTTCACCAAGGGAGCCGATGCCGCTCCGTTCACCCCGTTGCTGGTGCGGCGGTGGTGTCCGTAGGCCACCCGCTTGTGGGAGGGCTCCTCCGGCCGCGGCGGTCCTGGACCACGACCGGGGCCCGGTATGGCCTCGAGATCGTCGAGGGCGTCGCGGGAGCCACGCATGGAGCGGGCTAGAAACTGCGAGGAGAGGCTCTGGCGCTTCTGCTGCAAGATGTCCTCGCGACTCACGTAGCTGTCCTTAGGCTGCTCCGGGAGGAAAGAGCCACCCTGATCCCGCCCGGAGACCTGGTTCTTGCGCCTTATGGTCTCCTGGAGGTCCTCGCGGAAGGCCTGCGACGAGAAGTGGTTGACGGCCGTGGCGGGGGGCGGGGCTGGAGCCGGATCCTTGCGGTCCGACCAGTTGGAGATGCCCTGGAAGTATTTCGAGCGACTGCCGCCGGGCTGGAGTCCGCCAGGCGGCGGCTTCCTCTCCAAGGTGGCAACCTTTACTCGCTCCCGTTCCCTCTGCCGCTCCAGCTCCCTCTCCGTCTCCCTTTCCCGTTCCCGCTCCCTCTCCCGTTCCCTTTCCCGCTCCCTATCCCTATCCCGTTCGCGTTCCCGCTCCCTCTCCCGTTCCCGTTCCGCGCTCCGTGGCAGCGTCTGCGGGTGGTGCGGATGGTGGTGGGGATGGGCGTGGACATTCGTGTGGACGTGGGGATGCTGGTGGGCATGGGGGTGCTGCTGCGGCTGGCTCTGGGACTTGATGGTCACGTTGAAGTAGCTCTTCTTGGTGGGCTCCACCACCTCGCCCTCGGGGGCCACCTCGTCGTCGCGGGAGTCGTTCGAGGCGGTGGACTCGCTGCCGAAGTGCGACTCCAGCCACTTCATGGTCTCGCCCTTGCGGGTCTCCTCCTCCCGGTCGAAGTCAAGGGGCCGCTTCGTGAGGGCATCTTTCCGATCAGCCAGTAGAGCGACTTCTGGAGGGGATTTGGATGGGAAGATTAGTCGTTTGCTCAAGAGGAGCTCCCAAGGAGCACTTACccttttgctgctgctgctgggagcGACGCAGCTTGCGCATCCGGTCGGAGAGGCTGTCCCAGTCGCCCGGACGCTCCAGCTCCCCGGCTCCGTCCTTGTCCATCTGGGTCGTCTCGGCGGCGTAGCGCATCTCGGTGGACAGCAGTCGGCCGTTGGCTAGCAGGTCCACATGCTGTTCGTCCCGCTGCCGGAAAAAGCGCTGGTTGGCCGCCGTCGTGGTCACCTGCTCCTGATCCGCCGCCGGCAGCTGGGCATGCCTTTGGTCGCCGGGGGGCAGGTCGTCGTCGAGGATGAGTTCGTGCTCGGTAGTCCGCCGGCTCTCTGTTACCAGGGTGCCGTCTTCCTGGGCTAGGCAGCGCTTCTGCGTATCCTCCGAGTCGATGGTCTTGCGCGACTTGCTCCGGCTGGCCACCACCTGAGGTCCCAGCGGCACCAGCTGCCTCTGGCTCTCCGGGGAGCAGAGTACGGCCTCGAGATCCTCAACGCCCTGGCTTACGGCGTTTACGTAGGTCTACAAATAAGATTGGTAATAGGATTGGTTTTTAGTTGGGATCGGAAAGGGATGAGAATCTTCCATATTCCGAAGATACTGAATCGTTTTTCGAGGAGCGGACTCTAAAGATTGGCAAACCGAATCATCTACTCCTCCTCCGCGCCTGGCAGATTCCTCCGCAAAAGTCGATCCCCTACCGGTTGCATCACTTTCCAGCGATGCAGTCGCTGCACATGGTGGCGTCTCCCATCTCCCAGCTCCCTTGCCACCGAGCCAAcgggctggggctggggctggggctggggcttTGGGTATTCAGAGCAAGACAGTCGAAACCACAAAACACAAATCCCATTTACTTTTCTGACTCTTACAACCGACTCGATGGATGGATGGGGCAACGTCATTGAGGTAACGGTAAAAGACGGGAGTGCAACCCGAGAAGGGAGTGTGGAGCAGGGGGGGAACTACATATATACACTGAGAGAACATGGAGGGCTGCTTGCTTCAGTTTTCAAGGATGCAGAGCAGCGGGAAGCTACCTTCTTGAAGCTATCTATAGCCTCCATATGGATCTTACTCTTTAAAGCGGTAGTTTGGTAAATGGACAGCTCAAGG is part of the Drosophila bipectinata strain 14024-0381.07 chromosome XL, DbipHiC1v2, whole genome shotgun sequence genome and encodes:
- the chas gene encoding zinc finger CCCH domain-containing protein 13 isoform X3; the protein is MALSKSIAGAKDEQNELVEFESKDDEESTEATGSNCDTEAITKEEEWITKRKTELTTTRQIETRVKRQVKLQDGKVIEDSGPIVSTNTTEDTDKQETETTEKRDLDLPDDLDGNAQLTDVAALQAAAANESQLAQIQEVFGPADGAGKLVKRMVPRPADGLVRQVDDKRVISHEEVKDYHETEDVKHLGDFTDQTYVNAVSQGVEDLEAVLCSPESQRQLVPLGPQVVASRSKSRKTIDSEDTQKRCLAQEDGTLVTESRRTTEHELILDDDLPPGDQRHAQLPAADQEQVTTTAANQRFFRQRDEQHVDLLANGRLLSTEMRYAAETTQMDKDGAGELERPGDWDSLSDRMRKLRRSQQQQQKEVALLADRKDALTKRPLDFDREEETRKGETMKWLESHFGSESTASNDSRDDEVAPEGEVVEPTKKSYFNVTIKSQSQPQQHPHAHQHPHVHTNVHAHPHHHPHHPQTLPRSAERERERERERERDRDRERERERERERERERETERELERQRERERVKVATLERKPPPGGLQPGGSRSKYFQGISNWSDRKDPAPAPPPATAVNHFSSQAFREDLQETIRRKNQVSGRDQGGSFLPEQPKDSYVSREDILQQKRQSLSSQFLARSMRGSRDALDDLEAIPGPGRGPGPPRPEEPSHKRVAYGHHRRTSNGVNGAASAPLVNGRGKSYEPAPPPPAPPMEFGGNGSGLGGSHPRPTVPQRRRASEKKLVEHTPSVHSQAPPIPVPAAVGGPLSSGSQLEPPPDYSPPPRSRSRSSSPQVDYLMTRELPASTMTLSRKQQQRTRFAPTSSYPPGGAGTLHRAHAGGATSASTSNLSAMSARSAGGGSSKPSRMGQVIGNSLRKLVSKIRSASAERKFRMKSSASKSREQSPSPGHPGANGGGGGGPPQVTTYQQYNVIDGHIGHSQESEDSNQSDNHRRRERERERERERERDRERERERERERERERERDSQMRPNFKRAESADPQLQNLEQQTISPRQRYYLGEDPYSSTLYGKENLYERRPRQRQYEERQLEREDDYYEQRGPGGAPPTAHTLGRYQKHSQRFSGSTPNLHQQQQDYRTAQTLPRKLHEQRQTQGRYYPPVSQPPPLSLRGGNHQQPPRGPYHPQQSQHQPHPNPSQLNQQQGPAKPARTYAKVLNRSKSFNVHGMNGSNDPSPIYIEKLSRNNYPPSGSGAGGGYGLGQGPNANYKSNPHLFSGKDNSLKSGLKSPSIVNLISRSQKDLTKIGVAGNEDEDLLPAPYPEQPDKKQLYLRGLHQQAPDLYRVIHGDEDYTGPGQRSNGHKYPLQAKYSLDSRSPPSVELNKDTASIVRRSSEVEQQGHHLRRGSGATIIELRTGGHRK